From the genome of Nicotiana tabacum cultivar K326 chromosome 17, ASM71507v2, whole genome shotgun sequence:
ATACGAGTTAGGAAAACTCTATGGGTGGCGCAACGCCTTCGGGCTAGCGTTGGGCATCAAAGTGGTGCTGGAGGCTCGATGTGTGGAACGGCCAGCCCCGCGGGCTACCGAATATTGGAACGAGACCtccgtgccgattggatacttgatgcACCTGTCATGggggcatcatgtgtcgacttgtgagcatggcttggGTTCAACCATGCAAACAAGGGTCCATTGGTCTAAAGGTGCAGTTGTGGGGCGACACTGCACTATTCGGGATGGAAGCGTGTCGCGAGGGCaatgtatgggcatggcacgaaagatgcgcatgacaatggccaagagctaaaggttgccttacttGGGCGAAGCACGAGCTAGTCGCGGATGcactaggcgagtgtcaagcttgaggattgggctgtgcacgcgggagcaatgctcagtcttgggcgaaggacaagacatgtcctaagccaatcccccagggcgcgcatagattgtgatcctaagatgaagcgccacgacatgtctagggccaaggGCCTAGGCATCTTACGGGCGGCACAAGTTGGGGCGAGCCCTACCAACAGGCACAGGATCGTGCTTGGGAATCCTGGGACAGGAGACAGGCTGGCCTGCAGCGAGGGGGAACTGCAGGCGCCGCACGGGCGAGCAGGTGCCGCTACCCAATGTAAgcatttggtatcagagctgggAGGATGTCACACTCGCATTTGGAGTTGTGATTTCGGCTAAGATCTGGTGAGAAAAGGTCCTTCTGATGGTCTGACGTAAAACTGTCTACTCgggcaacttgggctttttaattttaagcatatataaggggggtataggtgatgaaagctccgatctgcctcccccatacgtgctgccaccgagccgtatagaacgagctaccttgggagcaacctcaagggcctgcttagatgactcaaaggagtgtcAAAAGTACCCATACGAGTTAGGAAAACTCTATGGGCGGCGCAACGCCTTCGGGCTAGCGTTGGGCATCAAAGTGGTGCTGGAGGCTCGATGTGTGGAACGGCCAGCCCCGCGGGCTACCGAATATTGGAACGAGACCtccgtgccgattggatacttgatgcacctgtcataggggcatcatgtgtcgacttgtgagcatggcttgggttcaaccatgcaagcaagggtccgttggTCTAAAGGTGCAGTTGTGGGGCGACACTGCACTATTCGGGATGGAAGCGTGTCGCGAGGGCaatgtatgggcatggcacgaaagacgcgcatgacaatggccaagggctaaaggttgccttactcggggGAAGCACGAGCTAGTCGCGGATGcactaggcgagtgtcaagcttgaggattgggttGTGCATGCGGGAGCGATGCTTAGTCTTGGGCGAAGGACAAGAcatgtcctaagccaatcccccagggcgcgcatggattgtgatcctaagatgAAGCGTCACGACATATCTAGGGCCAAGGGCCTAGGCATCTTACGGGCGGCACAAGTTGGGGCGAGCCCGACCAACAGGCACATGATCGTGCTTGGGAATCCTGGGACAGGAGACAGACTGGCCTGCAGCGAGGGGAACTGCAGGCGCCGCACGGGCGAGCAAGTGCCGCTACCCAATGTAAGGATTTGGGCCGTGACAATGGTGTTCGAGTTAAATTGTgggtaattttattttatttttgtaattaaaGAATTTTATTTACCGAAGTAATACGTACAGCTCAAACATAAGCAAAATCAGAATTTACAGTTGGAGTGCTCACTCATTTGCGTTTTGCAAACTAGAATTGTATGTGAAGTGGGTACTGCTCACTCTTTAGCCTTGTTTTTTTAACTAAATGTTTAGTTGTATAGGAGTAGTAATTTTTAACTAGTAGTATAAAATGAATTAGTAACAAGTAGGGAAAAGAGAatgaaatattttctttaatttcatcGACTTTTATTGGTGTATttggagaaagagagagaggggtCCTTCTTTGTAGGAGGCAACTGTTGGGGGCAGAGGCGGGGGAATGGGTCGACTATGTACATCACAATTCACAATGCTACGATTTCTCTTTCTTCCCTTAGTCCTCATACATCATTCAGGTAAATTTCTTCTCTTTCGTCTAACATATgcttctatttttcttcttctcctgaaaatttcttattttcttcttttcctggTCACCAATCTCCATGCCCAAATTGTTAGATTTAACAGAATGAACCATGTtagaggaaaaaaagaaaaaatgatcaATCATGTAATATTGTGACATTATATAGTAAGATCTTCAATTTTTAACAATGGAAATGTAACATTTTTTCCTTTTAACTTTCATGGCAATATAGGAACATTGAAGATTTGTTGAGACGAAGCAGTTAACGGGAAAGGTTGAATTTCCGGCCTCCGGAAATTCACCTTTCTTGTAAAAATGCAATCACTTTCTAGTACTACTACGTCCAACAAAAATGGCACTAATTCCCTGACTCCTAATGGAACTCcccctcctccttctcctccttcaacTAATTCTTCATCTTCACCACCACCATCACCGCCACCACAATCTCCTCCACTTACCTCTCCACCCCCACAACCACAATCTCCTCCTCCGCCCGAAAATTCTCCTCCTCCTTCATCACCACCGCCAACCATAAAGGACTCTCCTCCTCCGTCATCACCACCACCTCCGGCAGCTTCTCAGCCACCACCAGCATTCTCACCTCCACCGCCATCCACTACGGTACCACCACCTGCTTCTCCCGATACGCCTCCTCCCCCACCCACATTTTCTCCCCCACCTCCTGTTTCCTCAGAACCACCTCCATCACCTGCTGCAAAGTTATCTCCTCCTCTACCGCCTTCAGAAAAACCAGCTGGTGGCGATCCACCTAATTCAGAAAAATCAGTCGGCGTACCCCATTCAGAAAAATCAGCAGCAGCTGGTTCTTCAGGAAGCAACAATGGCTCGCCACCGGCTGCTTCAGGTTCGTCGGATATGATTATAGTTGCAGGAATAGCGGTGGCAGGAGTATTGGTTCTTGCTATTATCATTGTTTGCATAGTGTACTGGAGAAGGACGAAGAAAGAACCCTACTATACAGATCCTATTCCTGGACTTCCACCTAAAGGTTGGTTAAATTGTAACCTTTGTCTCATTAGTTCTTTTCGAGTTTAAGTTGCATATATTACATTGTAAATAAAAGCAACCCTTGTAACTTGCATAGATTTTTTACATCATTGATGACATCCAGATCAATTGTCATTAGTAAAGTCTAATTTGATAACTAAAAAAATAGTGAATTAACTTAATATAGCATGTTAAGATGCACTCACATACAAAATTGTTTACACTATCGGTATATATAGTTTAACGTGGAAAAGATTAAGCAACTTGCTATTATTTGTTAAAGTTTATCCATATCAGTGTATATAATTAAATTTTCTTATAGTTGCTATTGTAGCCATAAGGCATATCCAATTTCTGCTATAATTATTCAAGTATACATTTGTCTTTTGAAGTGCAGGTAGTAATGATCCATACTACAAAGGTCCTAAGCCCATGGAACACATTATTAAGGTTTCTTCCGCACCTAATCTAAGTTGCGATAACAGCTCTACCGTCTGTGGCCAAGCTCTTGTGCCATCGCCAAGTTTTGGTGGGTTCTCACAGAGTCAGTTCACTTATGAGGAGCTAGCTATAGCAACTTCTGGATTTTCTAAGGCCAATATTTTAGGCCAAGGTGGTTTTGGGTATGTACACAAAGGTGTTTTGGTTGGTGGAAGGGTGGTAGCTGTCAAGAGCTTGAAGTCGGGCAGTGGACAAGGTGAACGAGAATTTCAGGCAGAGGTTGAGATCATTAGCAGAGTTCATCATCGCCACCTTGTTTCTCTTGTTGGATATTGCATTGCTGATGGCCAGCGAATGTTGGTCTATGAGTATGTTCCGAACAAAACCTTGGATTTCCATCTTCATGGTACTTGCCCTGTTATTTATTACTCCCTTCTATGATACATCATGTACCACTTGTCATAACTTCCTAATTGAGTATATAATTGTTTTGTCAAAAGACTATCTTAAAAATAGTAAAGATTTTTTACACTATCAAAAAAATGGTTAGTAACCTAAAGATAACCCAAGTTATATGCTACTACATATGAGAATATAATGATGCGTTAAGAAATCTTTAAATTGTCATATGAgttaaattcttttcaaaatcatTTCAACAGTTAAAAATGCTCCCCGTGCTAATAGTTAGATCAAGTATGATTGCAGGGAAGGGACATCATGTTATGGATTGGGGAACAAGGCTTAAAATTGCATTGGGATCAGCCAAAGGATTAGCTTATCTCCATGAAGATTGTATGACAATTTTCTTTCGACACTGCtccccttttctttctcttttattttctatCTCATCCCTTGCTTTATATACACAGGCCATCCTAAAATTATCCACCGTGACATAAAGGCTGCAAACATTCTACTTGAGGACAACTTTGAAGCCAAGGTAAAAATATTAGTAGTCGTTATTGTCTCGTGTATTTTGGATATGTCAAGAAACTTGGAAGGGTGATTTTCAATATGTTTGTGGTTTCTCAGGTGGCTGATTTTGGATTGGCTAAACTTTCTTCTGATAACTTCACTCATATCTCCACTCGTGTTATGGGAACTTTCGGGTGAGTCAAACATAACATTTCTCTACTCGTTGAGAGGTAAACGAAATACTTGGCGGAGGTTAGTGTTTAGCTTTAGAGGTGAACTAATCTATTCTCTTCAAGTGTTTCCATAACTTACTAAACGATCTTAATTAAACGAAATCCAATCATATGCCATGTTATCAATCAAAAAGCTTAGTAAATTTGTTAAATCTGAGCATTGCTTTAGAATGTCTTGAAAATCAGTTtgattctttttttccttttttttttctttttttgtgtttttaaagGTTTCTAATTTTTGAGAATGGTAACAATATATTCATCAGCATTAAGGAAAAGTTGGGCACCATATCTACAAAGTAGATTAAGCAAAAGGAGAACCTTGCCCTTCAATTAAAGGTTTCTAATTTTCGGAACACTTTTCATAAGCTCAGTAATAATAGCTTAGGCAAGAGATAGGCACAGTGAAAGACAGAAAAAAACAGCTTTTAGCATATATGAAAAATGTTTTGgaagtcattttaatttttttcgacAGCTTGGTTAAAGTGATAAATGGGGGTCCTTGATTTTGAGATTGAGCAAGTAGAAGGTAGTTAAGTATTTTAGCAACATTTTGTGTGAACAACTAGAAGAAATCAGCCTCCGTTGTGAAAAAATCATCGTATTCTTCAAAAGATTTGCAAGTCGGGAACATCATAAAGGGGTTGCTAAGTAGGAAAATTACCTTGTGAGTTGTGACATGCTGCAGGTACTTGGCTCCTGAATATGCATCAAGTGGCAAGCTAACAGACAAATCAGATGTATTTTCATTTGGAGTTGTGCTTTTGGAACTCATAACTGGGAAGAAACCTGTTGATCCTAGCAATATGGTGGAAGACAGTTTAGTAGACTGGGTTCGTTCTTGATCTCAAGTTCCCAAATTTCATGCATTATCATAAACATACCTAGATTTTAAAGTACACTTAGACTTTAATCTTTGGATTCCCTAGTTGACCTAACGTATGAAATGAACAGGCTAAGCCCCGACTTAAAAGAGCCTTAGAAGAGGGAAATTATGATGAATTGGTAGGTGCTCCTCTCGAAGGAAACGTTCCAGATGAGTTGCATCGGTTAGTTGCCTGTGCTGCTGCTAGCACTCGTCATTCTGCTAGGAGACGTCCAAAGATGAGTCAGGTATGTTGTTTTCTCGATTAGAACTATCCTCCTATGTTAATTCCGGTTAATACATGATTCTGTCGTTTACCTGGCACATATCTATTCCTTTAAAACTTATATCCCACACCATTTGCAATTAGGCTTATTGGATATACTCCTTTTCTCTTCTActttcaagagaaaaataatgacaCACATTCTAATGAACAGATTGTACGAGCCTTGGATGGCGATTCATCTTTGGAAGACTTGAGCGATCGTACAAAGCCAAGTGGGAGCTCTGAATCCTATTATACTGGTGTATACAATGCTGACATGATCAAGTTCAGGAAAATGGTGATACCAAGCCAAGAATTCAATAGCAGTGAATATGGAGCGACAAGTGAATATGGACTCAACCCTTCCTCTTCCTCAAGCAGTGACTCCGGAGAGTTTGGTTATCATAAGGGGGGtagaagatgaatcctgatgcTTGAGAGTCTTTGAACAAAAAGACCACTTTGACTTCTTCCTTATAACAGATCCAATGAATGGAGCTTACTCTTTCTTAATTTTTTGTCAACTACTGAACTACATGTACTAAACTAGAGTTCATACTTCATAGCAGTGAAATATGCTTTATGTACTACTCTTTTTTGTCTCAATATTGTACAATAGGTTCCATCACTCGAAAAAACACTGAAGCCTTATACAGTTGTAATTATTGTCAATACAATAACCCAgcataatcccacaagtggggtctggggaaggtagtgtgtacgcagacctaaTCCCTATCTTGTGAAGATAGGgaggttatttccgatagaccctcgaaaATTATTATCAATATATTAGTTTATTATATAGTTATACTCATGTGGTTTTCAAACGCTTTTATTTTACCTTAATCTGCCAAAGGCATGTCTACTAttaatgcttcttcttctttgtttgtGTTATGGTATTTGCTGTCAACGATTGTTGCGAACCAAGTTGAGTCGGGAAGAGATTATGGGCCAGAAATATCGAACGAGGCTGATCCAATTGGGACATTTGGGCCAGAAGTCAAAGTGAGAAGAAATTCAATGACTAAACACCTGAATGGAATACTAGGACGTTATATTTGGGATCCAGGGGGATACAAGGAGGGGAATTATGTTGAAGCCTCGCTCAATCTGTTCTTCTCATCTCCTCTGCTGAATCTGTCTCTCGTCCCCTTT
Proteins encoded in this window:
- the LOC107759223 gene encoding proline-rich receptor-like protein kinase PERK15, giving the protein MQSLSSTTTSNKNGTNSLTPNGTPPPPSPPSTNSSSSPPPSPPPQSPPLTSPPPQPQSPPPPENSPPPSSPPPTIKDSPPPSSPPPPAASQPPPAFSPPPPSTTVPPPASPDTPPPPPTFSPPPPVSSEPPPSPAAKLSPPLPPSEKPAGGDPPNSEKSVGVPHSEKSAAAGSSGSNNGSPPAASGSSDMIIVAGIAVAGVLVLAIIIVCIVYWRRTKKEPYYTDPIPGLPPKGSNDPYYKGPKPMEHIIKVSSAPNLSCDNSSTVCGQALVPSPSFGGFSQSQFTYEELAIATSGFSKANILGQGGFGYVHKGVLVGGRVVAVKSLKSGSGQGEREFQAEVEIISRVHHRHLVSLVGYCIADGQRMLVYEYVPNKTLDFHLHGKGHHVMDWGTRLKIALGSAKGLAYLHEDCHPKIIHRDIKAANILLEDNFEAKVADFGLAKLSSDNFTHISTRVMGTFGYLAPEYASSGKLTDKSDVFSFGVVLLELITGKKPVDPSNMVEDSLVDWAKPRLKRALEEGNYDELVGAPLEGNVPDELHRLVACAAASTRHSARRRPKMSQIVRALDGDSSLEDLSDRTKPSGSSESYYTGVYNADMIKFRKMVIPSQEFNSSEYGATSEYGLNPSSSSSSDSGEFGYHKGGRR